In Pseudobythopirellula maris, the genomic stretch CGTCGCCCTGGCGAGCCTTTTGCACAACTCGGGGCGTTACCACGTCCTGGTGGGCGACTTCTCGGAAACCGCTCTCGAGTCGATCAAGAAACGCGTGCCGGTCGAGACCGCCCAGGTCGACGTGACCGACGAGCCGGCGGTCGCCGCGTTGCTCGCCGGCAGCGACGCCGTGGTGTCGGCCTGCGCGTACGACCTCGGGCTGGGCATCGCCCGCGCGTCGCTCGAGGCGGGCGTGAGCTACTTCGACCTCACCGAGGACGTGGCCGCCACACTCGCCATCCGCGACTTGGCCGAGAAGGCGGCCGACGGGCAGATCTTCATGCCGCAATGCGGGCTGGCGCCCGGGTTCATCGGCATCCTGGCCCACGACATGTGCCGCCACTTCGACAAGCTCGACCGCGTGAAGATGCGCGTCGGCGCCCTGCCGCTCTTCCCCAACAACCGCTTCAAGTACAACCTGACCTGGTCGACCGAAGGCCTGATCAACGAGTACTGCAACCCGTGCGACGCGCTCGCCGACGGCAAGAAGGTGACCGTCCACCCGCTCGAAGGCCTCGAGCAGTTCGCTCTGGACGGCGTCACGTACGAGGCGTTCAACACCTCCGGCGGTCTCGGCACGCTCTGCGACACGCTCGAGGGCAAGGCCCAGGAGCTCGACTACAAGTCGGTCCGCTACCCCGGCCACCGCGAGCTGATGCACTTCCTGCTGCACGACCTGAAGTTCAACCAGAGGCAGAAGCTGCTCAAGGAGATCATGGAGGAGTCGGTCCCCAGCACGCCGCAAGACGTGGTGCTGATCTTCTGCGCCGTGAGCGGCTGGCGCGACGGCCGGTTGGAGCAGATCACCAACGCGCGTAAGGTCTACCACAACGAGATCCACGGCGAGCCCGCCAGCTCGATCCAGATCGTCACGGCCACGAGCATGTGCGCGGTCCTCGACCTGCACTTCTCCGGCAAGCTGCCCGCCAGCGGGTTCGTCCGCCAGGAGGACGTGGTCTTCGACGAGTACATGGCCACCGAGTTCGCCAAGCCCTACGCCGACGCCCAGCAGGTGCGCGCCCCGGTGGGAGGCTGAGAGGCGAGTCGATTTGATACGCTGGGGCGAGAGCCCCTTTGTTTCCCCTCCCCCACCGGGGGAGGGGATATTTAGCTCACAAAGGATACCCAAGCTCGATGGACCTACCGCTCAACGTCCTCCCCGCCAAAACCGACGGCCGCTTCCCCGGCCTCGCGATCGGAACCAGCTACGCCGCCGGCGCCGGCCCCGCCATCCAGCCCAAGTCGCCGATCGACGGCGCCGTGACGGCCGAGGTCGGCACGGCCTCGCCCGACGATGTCGGCAAGGCGCTCGAAGCCGCCCAGCAGGCGTTTCTCAAGTGGCGCGCCGTGCCGGCGCCGCGCCGCGGCGAGCTCGTCCGCCGCATCGGCAACCTGGTGCGTGAAAACATCGACGACCTCGCCAAGCTCGTCACGCTCGAGGCGGGCAAGATCCCGGCCGAGGCCCAAGGCGAGATCCAGGAGTGGGTCGACGTGTGCGACTTCGCCGTCGGACTGTCGCGGCAGCTCTACGGCCTGACGATCGCCAGCGAGCGGCCCGAGCACGAGCTGGTCGAGAACTGGCGCCCGTTGGGCCCGGTCGGCGTGATCTCGGCCTTCAATTTCCCGGCGGCCGTTTGGGCTTGGAACGGGATGGTCGGCCTCGTGTGCGGCGACCCCATCGTCTGGAAGCCTTCGGAGCAAACGCCGCTCATCTCGCTGGCGTGCCACGAGATGGTGCTCCGCGCCGCCGCCTCGATGGACGACGTGCCGGCCGACGTTTCGTCGGTCGTGCTCGGCGCCGCCGACGCCGGCCAGGCGTTAGCCGAGGACCCCCGCGCGAAGCTCGTCTCGGCCACCGGATCGATCCCGATGGGCCGCAAGGTGGCTCAAACGGTCGGCGCCCGCTTGGGCCGCTGCCTGCTCGAGCTCGGCGGCAACAACGGCATGATCGTCACCCCCTCTGCGGACATGGAGATGGCGGTCCGTGCGATTGTCTTCTCGGCCGTCGGCACCTGCGGCCAACGCTGCACCTCGCTGCGGCGGCTGATCGTCCACAAGAACATCGCCAACGCCATGGCCGAACGTCTCAAGAAGACCTACGCCACGCTGCCGATCGGCGACCCGACCAAGGAGGGCGTGCTCGTTGGCCCGCTCGTGGGCGAGGCGGCTTACAAGCAGATGCGCGACAGCATC encodes the following:
- a CDS encoding saccharopine dehydrogenase family protein encodes the protein MSDKKKIVILGAGKIGVALASLLHNSGRYHVLVGDFSETALESIKKRVPVETAQVDVTDEPAVAALLAGSDAVVSACAYDLGLGIARASLEAGVSYFDLTEDVAATLAIRDLAEKAADGQIFMPQCGLAPGFIGILAHDMCRHFDKLDRVKMRVGALPLFPNNRFKYNLTWSTEGLINEYCNPCDALADGKKVTVHPLEGLEQFALDGVTYEAFNTSGGLGTLCDTLEGKAQELDYKSVRYPGHRELMHFLLHDLKFNQRQKLLKEIMEESVPSTPQDVVLIFCAVSGWRDGRLEQITNARKVYHNEIHGEPASSIQIVTATSMCAVLDLHFSGKLPASGFVRQEDVVFDEYMATEFAKPYADAQQVRAPVGG
- the amaB gene encoding L-piperidine-6-carboxylate dehydrogenase, translated to MDLPLNVLPAKTDGRFPGLAIGTSYAAGAGPAIQPKSPIDGAVTAEVGTASPDDVGKALEAAQQAFLKWRAVPAPRRGELVRRIGNLVRENIDDLAKLVTLEAGKIPAEAQGEIQEWVDVCDFAVGLSRQLYGLTIASERPEHELVENWRPLGPVGVISAFNFPAAVWAWNGMVGLVCGDPIVWKPSEQTPLISLACHEMVLRAAASMDDVPADVSSVVLGAADAGQALAEDPRAKLVSATGSIPMGRKVAQTVGARLGRCLLELGGNNGMIVTPSADMEMAVRAIVFSAVGTCGQRCTSLRRLIVHKNIANAMAERLKKTYATLPIGDPTKEGVLVGPLVGEAAYKQMRDSIAQAKDQGGELLCGGDRLESGAPEGGFYVEPAIVRMPAQTEVVLTETFAPLLYLLEYETFDEAIDLHNGVPQGLSSAIFTGDMREAMRFIGPAGSDCGLANVNVGTSGAEIGGAFGGEKETGGGRESGSDSWKQYMRRTTSTINHGAELPLAQGIVFGE